A portion of the Mesobacillus sp. AQ2 genome contains these proteins:
- the cysE gene encoding serine O-acetyltransferase — MFKMMKEDIEVVFEQDPSARSALEVILTYAGLHAIWSHRLAHAFYKRKFYFIARAISQISRFFTGVEIHPGAKIGRRFFIDHGMGVVIGETCEIGDNVTVFQGVTLGGTGKEKGKRHPTVMDNALIATGAKVLGSITIGENSKVGAGSVVLKDVPPNSTVVGIPGKIVIQDGVRVKKDFNHRDLPDPVSDRCQEIEKELVKLRKELELVKLQEEIEVVKQGRGMGNGNQNL; from the coding sequence ATGTTTAAAATGATGAAGGAAGATATAGAAGTTGTGTTTGAACAAGATCCTTCTGCGAGAAGCGCGCTGGAAGTGATTTTGACATATGCTGGATTGCATGCGATCTGGTCTCATCGTTTGGCACATGCTTTCTATAAGCGCAAGTTTTATTTTATCGCAAGGGCCATCTCGCAGATCAGCCGCTTTTTTACGGGGGTTGAAATCCATCCGGGAGCAAAGATTGGCAGAAGGTTTTTCATCGATCACGGGATGGGCGTCGTCATCGGCGAAACTTGTGAAATCGGTGATAATGTGACGGTGTTCCAGGGGGTTACCCTCGGAGGGACCGGCAAGGAAAAAGGCAAGCGCCATCCAACGGTGATGGACAATGCGTTGATTGCGACTGGCGCGAAGGTTTTAGGTTCGATCACGATTGGGGAGAATTCTAAAGTCGGGGCAGGGTCGGTTGTCCTGAAGGATGTGCCGCCGAACTCTACTGTGGTCGGCATTCCGGGAAAAATCGTCATCCAGGATGGCGTCAGGGTCAAAAAGGACTTCAATCATCGCGATTTGCCGGACCCTGTTTCTGACCGCTGCCAGGAGATCGAAAAGGAACTGGTTAAACTAAGAAAAGAACTTGAACTAGTGAAATTACAAGAAGAGATTGAAGTTGTGAAACAAGGAAGGGGCATGGGAAATGGGAATCAAAATTTATAA